A single window of Kitasatospora sp. HUAS MG31 DNA harbors:
- a CDS encoding chitinase — translation MAPYVDMGAWPTPSLKDLAAAGNLKSFTLAFVTSTGCKATWFNAYDPRTGWGREQIDALRAAGGDVKVSFGGASGTELGQACSTVDALFAEYDAVVKAYDLRYVDFDIEGTAVVDRAANDRRSAALARLQRAHPGLKVSLTLPVLPEGLTEDGVAVVRSARDAGVDLDLVNVMAMDYNRAGTDYGDNAVRAAQSTRDQLKALHPAKSDAALWKMTAVTPMLGENDDHGVFNQGDARQLVAFARQNHLGMLSFWEMTRDANACTGPLYKCTNVAQSPYEFSKLFAAYTG, via the coding sequence GTGGCCCCGTACGTGGACATGGGCGCCTGGCCGACGCCGAGCCTGAAGGACCTGGCCGCGGCGGGCAACCTGAAGTCCTTCACGCTGGCCTTCGTGACCTCCACCGGCTGCAAGGCGACCTGGTTCAACGCCTACGACCCGCGCACCGGCTGGGGCCGGGAGCAGATCGACGCGCTCCGGGCGGCCGGCGGGGACGTCAAGGTGTCCTTCGGCGGCGCCTCCGGCACCGAACTGGGCCAGGCGTGCTCGACGGTGGACGCCCTGTTCGCCGAGTACGACGCGGTGGTGAAGGCGTACGACCTGCGGTACGTCGACTTCGACATCGAGGGGACGGCCGTGGTGGACCGGGCGGCCAACGACCGCCGCTCGGCCGCGCTCGCCCGGCTGCAGCGGGCGCACCCCGGTCTGAAGGTCTCGCTCACCCTGCCGGTGCTGCCCGAGGGCCTGACCGAGGACGGCGTGGCGGTGGTCCGCTCGGCCCGGGACGCCGGGGTGGACCTCGACCTGGTCAACGTCATGGCGATGGACTACAACCGGGCCGGCACCGACTACGGGGACAACGCGGTACGCGCCGCGCAGAGCACCCGCGACCAGCTGAAGGCGCTCCACCCGGCGAAGAGCGACGCGGCGCTGTGGAAGATGACCGCCGTCACGCCGATGCTCGGCGAGAACGACGACCACGGGGTCTTCAACCAGGGCGACGCCCGGCAGCTGGTGGCCTTCGCCCGGCAGAACCACCTGGGCATGCTGTCCTTCTGGGAGATGACCCGGGACGCCAACGCCTGCACCGGCCCGCTCTACAAGTGCACCAACGTGGCGCAGTCGCCGTACGAGTTCTCCAAACTGTTCGCGGCCTACACCGGCTGA
- a CDS encoding AzlD domain-containing protein — MPVLAVLLLAAGTYALRLAGPLLGHRLRMPDRVRELVTVAAAVLLVALAATAALTQGHGFAGWARPAGVLVAGALALRRAPFPLVVAAAASTTALLRLCGVE; from the coding sequence ATGCCCGTCCTCGCCGTCCTGCTGCTGGCCGCCGGCACCTACGCGCTCCGGCTGGCCGGCCCGCTGCTGGGCCACCGGCTGCGGATGCCCGACCGGGTCCGCGAGCTGGTGACCGTCGCGGCCGCCGTCCTGCTGGTCGCCCTCGCCGCCACCGCGGCGCTCACCCAGGGCCACGGCTTCGCCGGCTGGGCCCGGCCCGCCGGCGTCCTGGTGGCCGGTGCGCTCGCGCTCCGCCGGGCCCCGTTCCCGCTGGTGGTGGCCGCCGCGGCCAGCACCACCGCACTGCTGCGGCTGTGCGGCGTGGAGTGA
- a CDS encoding SDR family oxidoreductase yields MAAFHRTVGRLRALPLDHPDRLRAEQVAASFVRDGRHRRRKDRHQDMTRADAALTATTVTGAADRREDAPLALPAQRGPVGTLHRARHCYVCKVAYRRLDGFYHLLCPTCAADNAARRSLTCDLRGRRVLLTGGRVKIGFQLALMMLRDGADLTVTSRFPHDTVRRFRAAEGSAEWFDRLTVVGIDLRDPRQVLGLCERLRADGRPLDILVNNAAQTLRRPPESYALLAAGEHGGLPAGARVLHAPGFRPMPALTGAWPAAELSPADMSQHDLAPAGPGGRVPAVADEAGLLPDAAPENSWSATLGALEPAEVLETQLVNALAPALLCDRLLPLLLASPHRNRYIVNVSAVEGRFAVRNKTPRHPHTNMAKAALNMLTRTSAARLAEQGVHMCAVDTGWITDENPAPRKSRIAAHGFRTPLDIVDGAARIYDPIVRGEAGDPLSGVFLKDYQVADW; encoded by the coding sequence CTGGCCGCCTTCCACCGGACCGTGGGCCGGCTGCGCGCCCTCCCGCTGGACCACCCGGACCGGCTGCGCGCCGAGCAGGTCGCCGCGTCCTTCGTCCGGGACGGCCGGCACCGCCGCCGCAAGGACCGCCACCAGGACATGACCCGGGCGGACGCCGCCCTCACCGCCACCACCGTCACCGGCGCCGCCGACCGGCGCGAGGACGCCCCGCTGGCCCTGCCCGCACAGCGCGGACCGGTGGGCACCCTCCACCGCGCCCGCCACTGCTACGTCTGCAAGGTCGCCTACCGCCGGCTGGACGGCTTCTACCACCTGCTCTGCCCGACCTGCGCCGCCGACAACGCCGCCCGCCGGTCGCTGACCTGCGACCTGCGCGGCCGCCGGGTGCTGCTCACCGGAGGCCGGGTGAAGATCGGTTTCCAGCTCGCCCTGATGATGCTCCGGGACGGCGCCGACCTGACCGTCACCAGCCGCTTCCCGCACGACACCGTCCGGCGGTTCCGGGCCGCCGAGGGCAGCGCGGAGTGGTTCGACCGGCTCACCGTGGTCGGCATCGACCTGCGCGACCCGCGCCAGGTGCTCGGCCTGTGCGAGCGGCTGCGCGCCGACGGCCGCCCGCTCGACATCCTGGTCAACAACGCCGCCCAGACCCTCCGCCGCCCGCCCGAGTCGTACGCCCTGCTGGCCGCCGGCGAGCACGGCGGACTCCCGGCCGGGGCCCGGGTCCTGCACGCCCCCGGATTCCGTCCGATGCCCGCGCTGACCGGCGCCTGGCCCGCCGCCGAGCTGTCCCCGGCCGACATGTCCCAGCACGACCTCGCTCCGGCCGGGCCCGGCGGCCGGGTGCCGGCCGTCGCCGACGAGGCCGGGCTGCTGCCCGACGCCGCCCCCGAGAACTCCTGGTCCGCCACGCTCGGCGCCCTGGAGCCGGCCGAGGTGCTGGAGACCCAGCTGGTCAACGCCCTCGCCCCGGCGCTGCTCTGCGACCGGCTGCTGCCGCTGCTGCTCGCCTCCCCGCACCGCAACCGCTACATCGTCAACGTCTCCGCGGTGGAGGGCCGGTTCGCCGTCCGCAACAAGACGCCCCGCCACCCGCACACCAACATGGCCAAGGCCGCGCTCAACATGCTCACCCGGACCAGCGCCGCCCGGCTCGCCGAGCAGGGCGTGCACATGTGCGCGGTGGACACCGGCTGGATCACCGACGAGAACCCGGCGCCGCGGAAGTCCCGGATCGCCGCCCACGGCTTCCGCACCCCGCTGGACATCGTGGACGGCGCGGCCCGGATCTACGACCCGATCGTCCGCGGCGAGGCCGGCGACCCGCTCTCCGGCGTCTTCCTGAAGGACTACCAGGTCGCCGACTGGTGA
- a CDS encoding NUDIX hydrolase: protein MTDTTERAGELADLAARFPKLHAPQRWAWGGIDAQFSAELPPDELITNIHVVGFTEGRVVLCRDARGHWFLPGGTREAAESVESCLVRELREEAGARLAGPPTWIGAHRAVTDHPVPYRPWQPHPEKAWLWGWAEVVVDSAPTNPDDGEQVVEVRAMTPDEARHLLVRGRDAWWGELLTLAVESHRTR, encoded by the coding sequence ATGACGGACACTACCGAGAGAGCAGGGGAACTCGCGGACCTCGCGGCCCGGTTCCCGAAGTTGCACGCGCCGCAGCGCTGGGCCTGGGGTGGGATCGACGCGCAGTTCTCGGCCGAACTGCCCCCGGACGAGCTGATCACCAACATCCACGTGGTCGGCTTCACCGAAGGCCGCGTGGTGCTGTGCCGGGACGCCCGCGGCCACTGGTTCCTGCCGGGCGGCACCCGCGAGGCCGCCGAGTCCGTGGAGTCCTGCCTGGTACGGGAGTTGCGCGAGGAGGCCGGCGCCCGCCTGGCCGGCCCGCCCACCTGGATCGGCGCCCACCGCGCCGTCACCGACCACCCGGTGCCGTACCGGCCCTGGCAGCCGCACCCCGAGAAGGCGTGGCTGTGGGGCTGGGCCGAGGTGGTGGTGGACTCCGCGCCCACCAACCCCGACGACGGCGAACAGGTCGTGGAGGTCCGCGCGATGACCCCCGACGAGGCGCGCCACCTCCTCGTCCGCGGCCGCGACGCCTGGTGGGGCGAACTCCTCACCCTCGCCGTCGAATCCCACCGCACCCGGTGA
- a CDS encoding aldo/keto reductase — protein MRTTPLGRSGPEVGAVGLGCMGMTWAYDPKGRDEATSVAVLRSALDLGITLIDTADIYGPHDNEELVGRALAGGYRERAVLATKVGLVPGTGGAPVARNGRPEHVRASIDRSLARLGTDHVDLYQLHRVDPEVPIEETWGALAETVTAGKARRIGLSEVTVEQIRRAHAVHPVASVQSELSLWTRDALAEVLPYTEREGIAFLPFSPLGRGFLTGRFGSAEDLPADDWRASLPRFQAEALRANLALVEKVREIAARVGGTPAQVALAWVLAQGRYVVPIPGTKTPKYLTENAGSAGLTLTAADLADLDALPAPVGERY, from the coding sequence ATGCGTACCACCCCCCTGGGCCGGAGCGGACCCGAGGTCGGCGCGGTCGGCCTCGGCTGCATGGGCATGACCTGGGCCTACGACCCGAAGGGCCGCGACGAGGCCACCTCCGTCGCGGTGCTGCGCTCCGCGCTGGACCTGGGGATCACCCTGATCGACACCGCCGACATCTACGGCCCCCACGACAACGAGGAGTTGGTCGGGCGGGCGCTGGCCGGCGGGTACCGCGAGCGGGCGGTGCTGGCCACCAAGGTCGGCCTGGTGCCCGGCACCGGCGGCGCCCCCGTCGCCCGCAACGGGCGGCCCGAGCACGTCCGGGCCTCGATCGACCGCAGCCTGGCCCGCCTCGGCACCGACCACGTGGACCTGTACCAGCTGCACCGGGTCGACCCCGAGGTGCCGATCGAGGAGACCTGGGGCGCGCTGGCCGAGACCGTGACGGCCGGCAAGGCCCGGCGGATCGGCCTGTCGGAGGTGACCGTGGAACAGATCCGGCGCGCGCATGCCGTCCACCCGGTGGCCTCGGTGCAGTCCGAACTCTCGCTGTGGACCCGGGACGCGCTGGCCGAGGTGCTGCCGTACACCGAGCGCGAGGGCATCGCCTTCCTGCCGTTCTCCCCACTCGGCCGGGGCTTCCTCACCGGCCGCTTCGGCTCGGCGGAGGACCTCCCGGCGGACGACTGGCGGGCGAGCCTGCCCCGGTTCCAGGCGGAGGCCCTGCGGGCCAACCTGGCGCTGGTGGAGAAGGTCCGGGAGATCGCCGCGCGGGTCGGCGGCACGCCCGCCCAGGTGGCCCTGGCGTGGGTGCTGGCGCAGGGGCGGTACGTGGTGCCCATTCCCGGCACCAAGACGCCGAAGTACCTGACGGAGAACGCCGGTTCGGCGGGGCTCACGCTCACCGCGGCGGACCTGGCCGACCTGGACGCCCTGCCGGCGCCGGTGGGGGAGCGGTACTGA
- a CDS encoding SCO6745 family protein — protein MPIDRGLPRRAWHHLEPVHAVLYFAPEAFAEAGALGYPVDDRWPSYFAWRAAPLGPVGPEQVASAFYSFSPALVARHLPAAWEVAEPAEVLAARLRAVDATHRALFGELLDGPDLPELVGLARRAAEAALTAGRPLAAANAALPWPEEPHLALFHAATVLREHRGDGHLAALLAAGLDPCESLVSFAAIGAAPAENFAGRGWTGPEWAAATERLTARGWLDGEGRVTDLGRAGRNEVERLTDQLAAGPWEALGTAGTERFMELMVPYFFAVIGANVLPERSTLGITTVPAPTW, from the coding sequence ATGCCGATCGACCGCGGGTTGCCGCGCCGCGCCTGGCACCACCTGGAGCCCGTCCACGCGGTGCTGTACTTCGCGCCCGAGGCGTTCGCCGAGGCGGGGGCGCTGGGGTATCCGGTCGACGACCGCTGGCCCAGCTACTTCGCCTGGCGGGCGGCGCCGCTGGGCCCGGTCGGGCCGGAGCAGGTGGCCTCGGCGTTCTACAGCTTCAGCCCCGCGCTGGTGGCCCGGCACCTGCCGGCGGCGTGGGAGGTGGCGGAGCCCGCGGAGGTGCTCGCGGCCCGGCTCCGCGCGGTGGACGCCACCCACCGGGCGCTGTTCGGCGAGCTGCTGGACGGCCCGGACCTCCCCGAGCTGGTCGGTCTGGCCCGCCGGGCCGCCGAGGCGGCGCTCACCGCCGGCCGCCCGCTGGCCGCGGCCAACGCCGCGCTGCCCTGGCCCGAGGAGCCGCACCTGGCGCTCTTCCACGCGGCCACCGTGCTGCGCGAGCACCGCGGCGACGGCCACCTGGCGGCGCTGCTCGCCGCCGGGCTGGACCCGTGCGAGTCTCTGGTCTCCTTCGCCGCGATCGGCGCCGCGCCGGCCGAGAACTTCGCCGGCCGCGGCTGGACCGGGCCCGAGTGGGCGGCCGCCACCGAGCGGCTCACCGCGCGCGGCTGGCTGGACGGCGAGGGACGGGTCACCGACCTCGGCCGGGCCGGCCGCAACGAGGTGGAGCGGCTCACCGACCAGCTGGCGGCCGGGCCGTGGGAGGCGCTCGGCACCGCGGGCACCGAGCGGTTCATGGAGCTGATGGTGCCGTACTTCTTCGCGGTGATCGGCGCGAACGTGCTGCCGGAGCGGAGCACCCTGGGGATCACCACCGTCCCGGCGCCCACCTGGTGA
- a CDS encoding helix-turn-helix domain-containing protein: MAEASPRTDGAEQTPTGLIALIAGSIRRERERTGLSMSELAKRAGIAKSTLSQLESGAGNPSVETIWALGVALGVPFSRLVDPPRPQVRVVRAGEGPVTYSERADYAATLLASCPPGARRDLYRIEAQPGEVKVSEPHMAGSVEHLLVGSGRALAGPVEEPVELGPGDYVCYPGDARHVFRALAADTVAVIVMEHV; the protein is encoded by the coding sequence GTGGCAGAGGCCTCCCCCCGCACCGACGGCGCCGAGCAGACACCCACCGGCCTGATCGCGCTGATCGCGGGATCCATCCGGCGCGAGCGGGAGCGCACCGGGCTGTCGATGAGCGAGCTGGCCAAGCGGGCCGGGATCGCCAAGTCCACGCTCTCCCAGCTGGAGTCGGGCGCCGGCAACCCCAGCGTGGAGACCATCTGGGCGCTCGGGGTGGCGCTCGGCGTCCCGTTCAGTCGGCTGGTCGACCCGCCGCGGCCGCAGGTCCGGGTGGTCCGGGCCGGCGAGGGGCCGGTGACCTACTCCGAGCGCGCCGACTACGCGGCCACCCTGCTGGCCTCCTGCCCGCCGGGCGCCCGCCGCGACCTCTACCGGATCGAGGCCCAGCCCGGCGAGGTGAAGGTCTCCGAGCCGCACATGGCCGGCTCGGTGGAGCACCTGCTGGTCGGCTCGGGACGGGCCCTGGCCGGCCCGGTGGAGGAGCCGGTGGAACTCGGCCCCGGTGACTACGTCTGCTACCCCGGCGACGCCCGGCACGTCTTCCGGGCCCTGGCGGCGGACACCGTCGCGGTGATCGTGATGGAACACGTCTGA
- a CDS encoding AzlC family ABC transporter permease, with product MRSSWRTLDRGTLRDIALVCLADALVGASFGAISVSGGLPAWVPVAMSVLVFAGGSQFAAVGVVLAGGGPLAGVLAGLVLNARLLPFGFAVADVLRGPWWQRLLGAHLLTDESTAFTLRHTDRERRRAAFWVCGVALFVIWNLSVLLGAAAGQAVGDTDALGLDAAFPAVLLALVLPSLADRRTGTAALLGAAIAVAATPFLPPGLPVLVALAALATAVRRPGRDGRGDRDGRTAPEPGLQEVP from the coding sequence ATGCGTTCGTCATGGCGAACATTGGATCGCGGCACGCTCCGCGACATCGCCCTCGTCTGTCTCGCCGACGCCCTCGTCGGCGCCTCGTTCGGCGCGATCAGCGTCTCCGGCGGTCTGCCCGCCTGGGTGCCGGTCGCGATGTCCGTGCTGGTCTTCGCCGGCGGCTCGCAGTTCGCCGCGGTCGGCGTGGTGCTGGCCGGCGGCGGCCCGCTCGCCGGCGTGCTCGCCGGGCTGGTGCTCAACGCCCGGCTGCTGCCGTTCGGCTTCGCCGTCGCCGACGTGCTGCGCGGCCCCTGGTGGCAGCGGCTGCTCGGCGCGCACCTGCTGACCGACGAGTCCACCGCCTTCACCCTCCGCCACACCGACCGGGAGCGCCGCCGGGCCGCCTTCTGGGTCTGCGGCGTCGCCCTGTTCGTGATCTGGAACCTCTCCGTGCTGCTCGGCGCGGCGGCCGGCCAGGCGGTCGGCGACACCGACGCGCTCGGGCTGGACGCCGCCTTCCCGGCCGTGCTGCTGGCCCTGGTGCTGCCCTCGCTCGCCGACCGCAGGACCGGGACGGCGGCCCTGCTCGGCGCCGCGATCGCGGTGGCCGCCACCCCGTTCCTGCCCCCCGGGCTGCCCGTCCTGGTGGCCCTGGCCGCCCTGGCCACCGCCGTCCGCCGCCCCGGCCGGGACGGACGCGGCGACCGCGACGGCCGCACGGCCCCGGAGCCCGGCCTCCAGGAGGTGCCCTGA